The following nucleotide sequence is from Methanomassiliicoccales archaeon.
GATGGAATGAAGAAGGGCAGGGATGCATCTACCCCATGACGCTTGGACATGAGGTAGTGGGCCAACTCGTGGACCCCTAGTATCGCAAGGAGCGGAAATGCGAAGAACAGGGCTCCCCACGCAAAGGTTCCAGGATCGAAGAGCTCGACCTGCTGGTAATCAGACCACAGGAAAGCTCCGGCGAACACCGTAGAAGCGATCGTGGCGATCAACATTATCCAGTTCACCCATATGCTCCGGGTTCGCAATTCCGGGCGCTTTACTATCTGGATGACGTACTCCCCCGCAGTGCGATTCAGGACTGGGATGTACTTCTTCACCCCAAGCTCTTTCCTCATCTTCTCGAAGTCGCTGTCGAGAGTCTCCAAGACCGGGGATACGTAGAGCGTCATAGAATCGAAGCTTACCTTGACATCGTATATGGGGAAGTACTTCCCAACGACGCTCTTGATCACCTCGATCTCCTGTATATCACCGGGCTGGGCCATGCACGCCCCTATTGACCGTCTGTATTCTTAATGATTATGAATAAATTCTGGTCTTCCATGCGTAAAATGTAATAGGGAACATGTGAATCTGCGGGTGTGAATCCATACGTCCAGCTATTCCGCATCGGAAATTGCATCATAGGGGTCGTAGGACTCATTCTTGGGGCCTTCATAGCTGAGGGGCCCCAGTTCGTTGATCACGCTACGGAACTGGTACTGGCATCGGTAGTGGTTTTCACATTTATAGTTGGAGGAAACTCTCTAAACGACTATACGGATAGAGAGGTTGACAAGAAAGCGCATCCCGATCGCCCGATTCCCTCTGGCCGGATCTCTCCCCGAACCGCGCTGACGATTTCCGCTATCATGTTCACGATATCGTTCATATTCTCTCTTCCGCTGGACTGGATGTCCATATTGATTGTGTCATCAGCCATTGGGGTCATGATCCTGTACGAAACTTGGAGTAAGCGGGCGGGTCTTGCGGGGAATCTATCAATATCGTGGCTGACTGGCGCCCTCTTCTTGTTAGGAGGATCGGTCGTCGGAAGCCCTGAAAAGACCGTGATATTCGCCTCAATGGCCTTTCTAGCCACGCTGGGAAGGGAGATCGTCAAAGACATTGAGGATGTGGAAGCGGATTTCGACAGACGGACCCTACCCAAGCGGATCGGCAAGAAGTGGGCAGGGGCATTGGGCAGCCTGGCTTTCCTATTGGCGGTTGCCCTCAGCTTCGAACCTTTTATCTCGGGATATCTGAGCACTGGATATCTCACAATAGTTGTAATGGCAGATGCAATCTTTATATACTGCTCCATAGTTCATTTCCAGAACCCAACCAAGGGGCAAATGTGGGCTAAGTATGGAATGCTTGTCGCCCTAATTGCATTCCTCATCGGTAAGCTACACGTGATCTTAAGCGAGGGATTCGCATGAGAGTCAAGGAATACATCATGGACAGGATGGCCAAGGGTGCTCTGCATATGACGCTCATTGACCCCGCAAGCCAGCCACCAGAGAGATCAGGAGAAATCGCTAGAATTGCTGAGGACGTGGGAACCGATGCCATCATGGTTGGGGGATCCACTGGTGTGACTCAAGAAAACCTGGACAAGACCATTTTGGCCATCAAGAAAAAAGTCTCCATACCTGTCATTTACTTCCCTTCGGGAGCACACGCTATCTCACCTTACGCAGATGCGATTTACTTCATGAGCATACTCAACAGTCGCAATGTCAGGAACGTGATAAGGGAGCAGGTGGTCGGCGCACCAATTGTCAAGAAACTTGGACTGGAACCGATCTCCATGGGTTACCTGATCATAGAACCAGGCATGAAAGTGGGTGAAGTTGGAGATGCAGAGCTCATTCAAAGGAATGATATCGAGTCAGCGGTCGCCTATGGGCTTGCGACGCAATACCTGGGAATGGACCTGGTCTATCTGGAGGCGGGAAGCGGAGCTCCGGAGCCAGTCCCATTGGAGATGATTGCTGCATTGAAGGCTCAATTGTCAATCCCCTTGGTGGTCGGCGGAGGAATACGGCATCACACCACCGCTTCTGCGGTGAAGAAGGCTGGTGCGAATATTGTTGTCACAGGAACAGTCGTGGAGAACGGGGAGTTCAGGAAGTCCTTGGAGAAGATAGTGAAAGCTGTGAAGACCTGAGAACAATCCACATTTGTTCGATGACTCATATCATCTTCACCAGCATCTCGTGGATCCTGGTGTCCGCACAGAGTTCAGGATGAAAAGATAGCGCTAGAAGATTTTCTTGCCGGGACATGACAATTTTTCCGTTGTAGAAAGAATATGGTTCACAGCAACCCCATACACTCTCGATTGCTGGAGCCCTTATGAAGACAGCTGGGAAGGGGCTGTTCAGCCCCTTAACCTCCAGCATGGCCTCGAACGACTCTCTCTGCCGACCGAAGGCGTTCCTTGTGATCGACATATCCATCAGGCCAAGAAGCTGTGTACCGGTCTTTTCCACCAGTTCATCTCCTTTCCTCGAGAGAAGGACGCACCCAGCACATGTGCCCATTATTGGCACACCGGATTCACCCATCTCCACCAGTTCGTGGAAGAGTTCAAAGCGCTTAAGCAACTTAGATATTGTTGTGCTCTCTCCCCCAGGGAGGACGATGCATTCCACACCATTCAGGTCCTCTCTCTTTCGAACGGTTATGGCTTCGCCTACCAAACCGAGAGCGCTGAAGGCTCGGTTTAAAGCATCGACATGCTCCGGGAAAGCTCCCTGGACGGAGATGACTCCTGCCTTCATTGGACAACTGCAAAAGTGAACGCCATGAAGAACTTTTCGATGATATGGAGGAAAGGATAACTGTCAATCGTAGATTTCGCGCTTGTCCACGATCAGCTGTGATTTGGGCACATACTCCTCGCTACCAGGCTCGATCATCTCCACCACAGGCGCTTCAAGGAGATCATTCTCCAATCCAGATTGGATCTCATCCAAGGCCAAGATGGCCTCCTCAATCGAACGCTTTCCTTCCTCTAGGTCACCCAAGAACTCAATCCTGAATGTCAGCCTGTCTCGGAAATCGGCCTTCTCTATTATTGTCTGGTATCCCACCACACCAGAGACGCTGAGAATGGCCTCGTCGAAGAGCAGTGGATATACCTTCTCCCCGAATCCGATCTTGGTCTGCATGTCCCTCCTGCCCTGGACCTTTCCAATCTTGGCGATGGTCTCGAAACCGCACTCGCATGATGGTGGAATGAAACAGGAGATGTCATAGGTCCTGTAGCGTATGAGGGGAGTGGCTTGAGCATTGAGGCTGGTGAAGAGCAGTTCGCCCTCCTCTCGAGGAGCACAATGATCTCCTGTTTCTGGATCCACAATCTCGAAGAGGAGATCGGCCTCGTTCACGTGAAGACCGTCTTGGACGACGCATTCAATTGCGTTCGCTAAACCCATCTCAGTCATTCCATACTGGCTCAGCGCCTTGCATCCCCAGGCATGTTCGATCTCCCGCCTCATGCCCTCGGGTAGAGGCTCTGCCGATAGTATGATGGATTTGATACCCAGGGAACGAAGGTCATGATTATCCTTTGCTAGCATGGTAATTCTATAGATGAAGGAAGTAAGGCCGATCAGCATGGTCGTACCGTTCTCCCTCATCGTACTCATTTGCTCGTCGACATCGACCATGCTTGCTATTACTGATTTGAAGCCTGCGATCTTACATGCGGAGTCCAGCATGTATCCTGGATCCCATGATGCGATGGTCGGGAACATGATCTGGAGAGTATCCCTCTCGGTCATCCCGAAGGTCTTGAGAGCAGCAGAGATGGCATCTATTATCCTCAGCAGATCGTCCCTGGAGAAGAAAATTCTCTTCCTCTGGCCGGTGGTCCCTGTCGTTGTGAAAGGCCTGGCTACCTTCCCCTGGGGTATGCATAGAAAGTAAAATGGCTGTTCGGCAAGATCCTTGGGCTCCGTCATTGGTATCTTCTTCAGGTCCTCGAAGGTCCTGATCTCCTGGGGATCGATGGCGGCCTCCTTGAGCGTACGACCATAGTGAAGACTGTTCTCCCTCACATACTCCAATTGCTTTCTCAACCTGTAGAGCTGGTACTGCTCCAAATCATCCCGGGTAACTTTGTCCAGCTTCTTCTTGCCCAGAACATTGCGGAACTCAGAGGAGGAATTGAACTCCTTGATAACCTGCTGATGTATCCAGGCTTCAAGTGGGTTCTCTGATTCGCCGATCTTGCGGGAATCGAGTTTTCTCCTCGCTACCGCAATCTTGAGCTTCTTGATAGGTTGCAACTCTTTTCCGAACGCTAATCTGCCCTTTATGCTTTATTGAGAATCGATTAAACTCGGAAGAATTCTAGGATTTAAGCACCTTACCCATTTAAACAGACTAGAGTTCAATATGCATCGCAAGAGGAAGGTTCCTATTGCGAAGATTATTTCCCACGGTTTCGAATTCGGAGGATCATGGCAGAAACGGATTGGAAGGAGGTCTCCAACATGTTGAGGGACGCGGTGAGGATGGCAGCATGGCCCGTTGGAATAAAGATGCTCCCCGATGCGAAATCCCTGCATGATTTTCCCAATATCAAACTGCTCCAAAAGACTGCCCCCTGCCAGATGGCAGCCAGAGCCAGATATTATAGGGAGGATGGCATAGTTGCCGCTTCATCCAGAGCTATAAAATGTGTCTGGGGAGGTGCCTGCCTTGCACTCATCGATACACCAGAAAGGCTGAAGGATGGCCTACTATACCTCCCTTATGCCGATACCATGCAGGCTGCTCAGGAGCTTCATCGATCCATAGGCATGATGGGCGATGAGGGCAAGAAATACGGAAGCATGCTCATGGCTCCATTGGATCTCATGCCAGTCGATCCTGATGCCATAGTGATGTATATCACACCGGCACAGGCACTTCGTTTCATTGTGGCCTATCTCTACGAGACCGGGAAGGCGATAGAGCAGAAGATTACTGGGCAGGTTTCACTTTGCACCTCCATTGCGAAGGTCCTCAATGGATCAGAATTCTGTGTTGATATCCCTTGCATAGGAGACAGAGCCTACGGCGTCCTGCAGGAACAGGAGCTCGTCTTGACCATCTCTCCTCAGATAGTAGATCAATTGAAGATAGGCTTACTTGGCACCAAAATGTTAGGATCATATCCATTCAAGCCGTTTCTCAATTGGTCAGTAATACTGAGGCCAGATATGGAGACCATGGAGTTTGATTTCTAGCTCCTTTCGAGACGGAATGTGCGGTCTACGCAAGGATATAAATAGGTTGGTGCTTCTCAACGAATGGCAGGAAGGTAGGGCAATGGTATTGACACCCCACATGAAACAGGTTGGCGTTTCGAACAAACTCCTCAAGACGACAAAGAGGCTCGAGTGCCCCCGATGTGGAAGGGAATTTAGCCTTTTCCAGTCAAGAGCAATCGCCTGCAAGGGTTGTAAGTTTGCCACCACAAGCTGCAAGTTCGCCCGCTGCCCTCACTGCGATTACGAGTTCCCTCTGTCATCCTTATGGGTTGACTCCAAGGATAAGGAGAAGGTGCTCGCTAATTACATGAACACCGTCATCAAGAACTACCATGACAGCGTGGGGCAGAAGCCCTCACGATGATTTCTTAGCATATTTCTGAAATATCTCGTGGCGGTATAGGGTGTTCCCATTCCTAGAATTTATGTTGAACAAGCAGAATGGGATGAGCCTGCCATCAGGCGTCACGGTGTGTATACAGCACCTCTGAAGCCTCTCCGTTTCCACGTTCCAGACATCCTGGAAATGCATCATTGAGATAGTGAGATAATGAGTCTTAGCCCTCTTCAGGAAGCTCCCCCAGGAGTCGGGACCACCCTCGTCTCCCCCGCCGATTACCTCGTCCACGAACCTCCAGAGATCGGACATCTCCTCCCTTGTCTTTCGGGCGATCTTGTCAGTTGATGTTGGCGGGCCTAGAGCTTTACTTGTCATCGGGAATAGGGATCCGTCTTCCATCTGGAATGAGAGAGACTTTGAGTCACAGTGAACGTTGGCACATGAAGTTGGGATGAAGTTCTCTTTCCTGATCTCCCCTCCAGTCTGCTTCTCGATTTCCTCTACCAACTCGGGTATCAGGACATAGTCCTCGTCCCTTGGTGGGTGGGGATAACGCCCAAAGTAGCTGATGGGTTGGAAATGCACTCCCTTAATGGTTGGTATCCTTCCTTTTGCGAATTCGATGACTTCTCCAACCTTGTCGAGATTGAATTCGGGTGAGACCACTGTCACCAGGGTCACTCCCATATCCACCTTAGCGCAGTTGTCGAGGGCTTTTATCTTGATGTCCAGAAGGTCTTCGCCGCAAGTCTTCTGGTAAATCTCGGGGTCTAATCCATCGAACGAAAAGTAAAGGGCGTCTACTCCCGCGTCCTTTATCTCTTTCAGGAAATCGATATCATTTCCAATCCTCACCCCGTTGGTGTTGACCTCGATGTGATCGATCCCCATGTCCTTTGCCATTCGGACAATCTCAGGCAAATCATTCCTAATGGTAGGCTCTCCTCCACTTATCTGGATGCATATGGGATGATTCACTCGGTCAACGATTGTCTGACACATGCCCCTTATCTCATCCAAGGTTGGATGATAACGGTATCCCTCATTGGAGCGGGCGAAGCAGATCGGGCAGTTGAGGTTACAAGTGTTTGTAACCTCCAGAACAACCAAGCAGGTGTGCTGTTTGTGCATTCGACAGAGACCACATATCTGGGGACAATCGCCCTCTGCATCCACCGATATGCTCATTGGCTTCGAGGGGGTTCCCTCATATCGATAAAGATCCTTGTACTCCTCTA
It contains:
- the ubiA gene encoding UbiA family prenyltransferase; the protein is MNPYVQLFRIGNCIIGVVGLILGAFIAEGPQFVDHATELVLASVVVFTFIVGGNSLNDYTDREVDKKAHPDRPIPSGRISPRTALTISAIMFTISFIFSLPLDWMSILIVSSAIGVMILYETWSKRAGLAGNLSISWLTGALFLLGGSVVGSPEKTVIFASMAFLATLGREIVKDIEDVEADFDRRTLPKRIGKKWAGALGSLAFLLAVALSFEPFISGYLSTGYLTIVVMADAIFIYCSIVHFQNPTKGQMWAKYGMLVALIAFLIGKLHVILSEGFA
- a CDS encoding geranylgeranylglyceryl/heptaprenylglyceryl phosphate synthase, whose translation is MRVKEYIMDRMAKGALHMTLIDPASQPPERSGEIARIAEDVGTDAIMVGGSTGVTQENLDKTILAIKKKVSIPVIYFPSGAHAISPYADAIYFMSILNSRNVRNVIREQVVGAPIVKKLGLEPISMGYLIIEPGMKVGEVGDAELIQRNDIESAVAYGLATQYLGMDLVYLEAGSGAPEPVPLEMIAALKAQLSIPLVVGGGIRHHTTASAVKKAGANIVVTGTVVENGEFRKSLEKIVKAVKT
- the pdxT gene encoding pyridoxal 5'-phosphate synthase glutaminase subunit PdxT produces the protein MKAGVISVQGAFPEHVDALNRAFSALGLVGEAITVRKREDLNGVECIVLPGGESTTISKLLKRFELFHELVEMGESGVPIMGTCAGCVLLSRKGDELVEKTGTQLLGLMDMSITRNAFGRQRESFEAMLEVKGLNSPFPAVFIRAPAIESVWGCCEPYSFYNGKIVMSRQENLLALSFHPELCADTRIHEMLVKMI
- a CDS encoding phenylacetate--CoA ligase is translated as MQPIKKLKIAVARRKLDSRKIGESENPLEAWIHQQVIKEFNSSSEFRNVLGKKKLDKVTRDDLEQYQLYRLRKQLEYVRENSLHYGRTLKEAAIDPQEIRTFEDLKKIPMTEPKDLAEQPFYFLCIPQGKVARPFTTTGTTGQRKRIFFSRDDLLRIIDAISAALKTFGMTERDTLQIMFPTIASWDPGYMLDSACKIAGFKSVIASMVDVDEQMSTMRENGTTMLIGLTSFIYRITMLAKDNHDLRSLGIKSIILSAEPLPEGMRREIEHAWGCKALSQYGMTEMGLANAIECVVQDGLHVNEADLLFEIVDPETGDHCAPREEGELLFTSLNAQATPLIRYRTYDISCFIPPSCECGFETIAKIGKVQGRRDMQTKIGFGEKVYPLLFDEAILSVSGVVGYQTIIEKADFRDRLTFRIEFLGDLEEGKRSIEEAILALDEIQSGLENDLLEAPVVEMIEPGSEEYVPKSQLIVDKREIYD
- a CDS encoding DUF169 domain-containing protein, whose product is MAETDWKEVSNMLRDAVRMAAWPVGIKMLPDAKSLHDFPNIKLLQKTAPCQMAARARYYREDGIVAASSRAIKCVWGGACLALIDTPERLKDGLLYLPYADTMQAAQELHRSIGMMGDEGKKYGSMLMAPLDLMPVDPDAIVMYITPAQALRFIVAYLYETGKAIEQKITGQVSLCTSIAKVLNGSEFCVDIPCIGDRAYGVLQEQELVLTISPQIVDQLKIGLLGTKMLGSYPFKPFLNWSVILRPDMETMEFDF
- a CDS encoding radical SAM protein — its product is MSEIIGETKSLCPECLRTIPAEKIAEDDKVYLVKTCPDHGTFKIIIWRGVEEYKDLYRYEGTPSKPMSISVDAEGDCPQICGLCRMHKQHTCLVVLEVTNTCNLNCPICFARSNEGYRYHPTLDEIRGMCQTIVDRVNHPICIQISGGEPTIRNDLPEIVRMAKDMGIDHIEVNTNGVRIGNDIDFLKEIKDAGVDALYFSFDGLDPEIYQKTCGEDLLDIKIKALDNCAKVDMGVTLVTVVSPEFNLDKVGEVIEFAKGRIPTIKGVHFQPISYFGRYPHPPRDEDYVLIPELVEEIEKQTGGEIRKENFIPTSCANVHCDSKSLSFQMEDGSLFPMTSKALGPPTSTDKIARKTREEMSDLWRFVDEVIGGGDEGGPDSWGSFLKRAKTHYLTISMMHFQDVWNVETERLQRCCIHTVTPDGRLIPFCLFNINSRNGNTLYRHEIFQKYAKKSS